Within the Micromonospora citrea genome, the region GGCCCGCCGCCACGGCCGTCCGGCCGCGTGCGCGGGCCTGCGGTTCCGGCCCGACTGGGCGGAGCTCACCCGGGTGTACGTGGCCCCGGCGCACCGCGGTCACGGCGGCGGCGCGGCGCTGCTCGCGGCCGTGGAGGAGCGGGCCCGGGCCGCCGGGATCACCCGCATCCGGCTGGACACCCGCAGCGACCTGGTCGAGGCCCGTGCCCTGTACGCCCGGCACGGCTACCGGGAGATCCCGGCGTTCAGCCACGGCCCGTACGCGCAGCACTGGTTCGAGAAGGTCCTCGAGTTGACGACTTGCGCGCCGCACGCTAAACAAGAAGAGGAAGTTGAGTCGCCCAGACTCAACTAAGGACCTTCGGCCAGGAGAACCGAGGAGGCAGGACCATGCTGATGCGCACCGACCCGTTCCGCGAGATCGACCGGCTCACCGAGCAGTTCTTCGGCACCACCGCCCGCCCGGCGGTCATGCCGCTGGACGCCTACCGCGACGGGGACTGGTTCTACGCGGCGTTCGACCTGCCGGGCGTCGACCCGGACAGCATCGACTGCACCGTGGAGCGCAACGTGCTGACCGTCCGGGCGGAGCGGCGCCGGCCGACCGGCGACAACGTCGAGCTGGTGGCCGCCGAGCGCCCCATGGGCACCTTCACGCGGCGGCTGTTCCTCGGCGACACCCTCGACACCGACAAGCTCGAGGCCGGCTACGAGCACGGCGTGCTGACCCTGCGTATCCCGGTTGCCGAGCGGGCCAAGCCCCGCCGGGTCACCATCACGGCCAACGGCAACGACCGCAAGGAGATCAGCGCCTGACCACCGCGACGCGCCCGGGGCGGGGGTGTGGTCCCCCGCCCCGGGCGCGTCGCGGTGAGCCCGCCGCCGAACGGAGCGCGCCGCGGCGGCGGCCGGCCGCCTCAGCGGGCGAAGATCGCGCTGTGGACGTCCACCGGGTTGGTGGCGTTGTCGGTGGTGACGCCGTACACGGCCACGAAGGCGCCACCGTTGGACACCAGGCCGGTGTAGTCGCCGATCATGCGTCCCGCGCTCGTGGCCGGGAACTTCCGCGCGTCGAACGGCCCCTCGACGTGCTGCTCGCGCCACGCCCCGGGCCGCGTGCAGTCGTTCTCGCAGGTGACGGCCCAGAGGTCGGTGGGCAGGGTGGCGGGGTCGGGCGTGTTGTTGCGGAAGTCGTAGTAGGTGACGGCGACGGTGCCGTCCTCGGCGACGGCGACGACCGGTACGGCGGCCGACCCGGTCGGCGTCTTGTCCACCCGGATCGGTGCGGACCAGTTCCTCCCGCCGTCCGTCGACCGGGAGTGGTCGACGTGGAAGGTGCCGTCGGCGGCCTGGCTCTGCCAGACGGCGTCCACCACCTGGCTGTTCGGCCGGGCGGCCAGCAGCGGCAGGGAGGCGTTGCGCAGCGGGTCACCGGAGTTGTCCGGATCCGGGATGCGGGGGCCCACCGCGAAGGGGGCCGGCACGTCCAGCGTCGGGGCCGACCACGTCCGGCCGCCGTCGGTCGAGCGGATGACCTGGGTGGCGGATTCGGTGTTGGTCTCGTAGTGCATGCCCATCAGCAGCGTGCCGTCCGGGAGGGGCACCAGTTGGGTGCCGATGGCGCCGCTGTTGTTGGGGAAGTCGTACACCTTGCTGGTGGTCCAGGTGCGCCCGTCGTCGGTCGACTTCGCCAGGTAGATCGGCTGCACCCAGCCCGCCTCCGTGCTGTCGACGCGGTCCCACACCGCGTAGACCACGCCGGGGCGGTAGGGGTCGGCGGTGACCGTGGGGCGGTCGTTGAAGAACCGCGGGTTGTCGTCGCGCTGCAGGTTGACCGGGGCGTCCCAGGTCTGGCCGCCGTCAGCGGAGCGGGCCACCAGGATGGCGGTCACGTCGCCGGCGCGGGACAGCGAGAAGGCGGCGGCCACCGCGGTGCCCGACGGGGTGACGGTGATCCAGTGGTCGGTCGTGACGTCGTAGTCGCCGCCGTTGGCGGCCGTGCCGCCGGTGCAGCGGGAGAAGGCGGGCAGGTTCCGCGACCGCTTCCAGCTCAGGCCGAAGTCGTCCGACACGGCGGTGACCGCGCCGTTGCTGCCGTACCGGTTCCAACGGTCCTGCTGGAACACGGTGACCAGGTGCCACGGACGCTTCGGGTCCCGCGCCACCACGGGCAGGGCCTCGGTGTTCGGGTTCAGTGTGTAGCCGTCGGCCGGGGGAAGTCCGCAGCCTGCCGGCAGTGGGCTGACGCCCGAGACCGGCCGGACGATGGCAGCCGCGGAGGGTGTCGGGCCTTGCGCGGCAGCGGGCTGCGCGACGGCGCAGGCGAGCAGGACGGCCGTCGCGGACATCAGAGCCCTGGAGCGTCGGATCACGGACCTTCCTTCATCTTCTCTCGGCACGTCCACAGTGGACAGTGCTGCCTCACCGGGGTTGGCGGGGACGCCGCCCGGAGGGCCGGAAAGGGATATTCGGCAGGCTACCGCCGGACCCTCGATCCCGTGTGCCCGTTGACCGACGGCTCAGGAAACGGATCGTGTGCGGTGGCCGCGCGCAGGCACCCGGAGCAGGGCGTCTGTGCCGCCGGACGCCGACTCGACCGGTGTTCTTTTCCTTCTCGTGGGGTCGGCGTCCGAGCGCCGGCACGGACCGGGCCAGGCCGCCCGCAGGCAGGCGTCCACAGCGGAGGCCGGGCCGCTCGGCGGGCCCTGACGCCGGGGCGGTCGGGGTCAGGGCGCGGGGGCGTCCTCCGTCCGGTCCGGATAGAGCGCCGCCAGGGCGCGCGCGGTGGCGGCGAACCGGTCGCGCAGCTCGGCCGGGCCGAGCACCTCCACCTGCGCGCCGAGCTTGAGCAGCTCCACGTGGCCGTGCTTAACCGACTCGATCGGCACGGTCGTGCGCACCCATCCGGCCCGGTCCGGCGCCGACGCCGCCGCCCGCGCCGCCCGGCTCATCGCCGGCGGCAGGACGTACGTCGCCAGCTCCAGCGCGGCCGTCGTCATCCGCACCCGCGCCTCGTCGCGGTACACGCCCCGCTCGTACCGGTCGGCGTGCTCCTGCCAGCAGCGGGCGAGGTCGAAGCCGTCCGGCCGGTCGAACCGCTCGTCGAGGACGGAAAGCTCCAGCACCGCGCCGACCCGGTAGGTGCGCACCTGACCGTCCGCGTCGGCCACCAGATACCAGCGGCCGGCCTTGAGCACCACGCCCAGCGGGGCGAGCGTCCTGGTCACCTCGCGTGGGGTCTTCCACCGCCGGTAGCGCACCCGCACGAGCCGGTCCTCCCACACCGCCCGGGCCAGCTCGGCCAGGTGCGGAGTGGGCTCGGGCTCCCGGAACCAGGTGGGGGCGTCGAGGTGGAAGCGCTGCCGGATCCGCCCGCCCCGGTCGGCCAGCTCCGCCGGCAGCGCGGCGCGCAGCTTCAGCTCGGCGGCGGCGAGCACCGACCCGAGCCCCAGCTCGGCGGCGGGGCCCGGCATCCCGGCCAGGAACAGCGCCTCCGCCTCGCCGGCGGTCAACCCGGTCAGCCGGGTGCGGTAGCCGTCGAGCAGCCGGTAGCCGCCGGCCGGGCCGCGGTCGGCGTAGACGGGCACGCCCGCCGCGCCGAGCGACTCCACGTCCCGGTATACGGTGCGTACCGACACCTCCAGGGCCTCGGCGAGTTCCGGGGCGGTCATCCGGCCCCGGGTCTGCAGAAGCAGCAGCAGGGACACCAGCCGACTCGCGCGCACGGGCCGACCGTACCGGGCGGGGAGCCGAGAAGCCGGGCGGCGGTGTCGATCGCGTCGGGCGCGCCTCCTCCCGTTTGCCAGCCGAAGCTGAGAACCTTTTTCACATGCTGTCCCCGAACGCTCCGGCGTGGTCCCACCGGTCGCCCGCGCCGGCCCTGCCCGGCGGGCCCATCGACTTCACCGAGGCGTGGCTGCGCAACCGGCGGCTGTCCGACCACACCCGCGACGCGTACCGGCGGGACGTCGCCGGATGGCTCGACTGGTGCGCCACCCGCGAACTGGATCCGCTGCACGCGAACTTCCTGCACGTGAACGAGTACGCCCGGGCGCTGGAGGCGACGCTGGCCACGCGAAGCGGCAAGCCGCTCACCCCGGCCACGGTCGCCCGCCGGCTCTCGGCCCTGTCGAGCTGGTACGACTTCCTGGTCAAGCTCCGCGCCGTCGAGGCCAATCCGGTGGCCGGAGCCGACCGGCCGCGCGTCGACCGTGACCACTCCGCCACGGTGGGCCTCAGCCCCGAGGAGGTGGACGCCCTGGTCGCCGCCGCCGAGGCCGACACCGGGCCGACCGCCGCCCGCAACCGGGCCGCGATCGCGCTGCTTGCCGACCTCGGGCTGCGCGTCGGGGAACTGGTCTCGCTCGACCTGACCGACCTCGGTGCCGAGCGGGGCCACCGCAGCGTCCGCTTCGTCGGCAAGGGCGGCAAGTCCCGCCGTCGGGCCCTCACCCCGGGCACCGCGTACGCGGTCGACGCGTACCTGGCTCAGCGGGCGGCCGCGCAGGGGGTGGCGGTGCACGAGCTGACCGGCCCGCTGCTGGTCACCGCCACCGGGGCACGGCTGGACCGGCACGCCGTGTTCCGGCTGGTGCGCCGGCTGGCCCGGGCGGCCGGCATCCCGGCCTGGGCGAAGCTGTCCCCGCACTCGCTGCGGCACGCGTTCGCCACCACCGCTCGGGCCGAGGGCGTCCCCCTGGAGGACGTGCAGGACGCGATGGGGCACGCCGACCCGCGCACCACCCGCCGCTACGACCGGGACCGGCACAACCTCGACCGCGATCCGGCGTACGCCATCTGGGCGGCCCGCGCCCGCCGGCGCGGCTGAGCCGAACCGCCGGCGGGCGTCGTGGCCCGGCGGTCAGCCCTGTGGGCGGGGGCAGATGCAGAACGGCTGCCCGGCCGGGTCGGTCAGCACCACCCACCGGTCGCCGCCGGGCTGGAATTCCGGCTTCGCGGCGCCGGCCGCGACGAACTCCTTCTCCGCCACGGCGAGGTCGTCGACGTACAGGTCGAGGTGGTACCGCTTGCCGGCGTCCTCGTCCGGCCAGGACGGCGGCCGGTACCCCTCGACCAGGCCGAAGCCGACGGCCACGCCACCGGCGGTGACCATCGCGTACTCCGGCTGGCTGTGGGTGATCTCCCCACCGAGCACGCGCTGCCAGAATTCGGCGTGGGCGACGGGGTCGGGGCTGTCGAGGTTGACCATGGCGATGTCGGCGGTGACTGTCATGCCGGGCAGTCTGCCGCGCGTACCTGACATCTCCTGTCAGGTACGCGGCGGCTACGGGTCCGCGAGTGCCAGCAGGCGGCTCAGCGCCCCGATGCCCGCCGGAGTGCCGGCCGCGATCAGGACGTCGCCGTGGGCGAGGACGTGCCCGGATCCGGGCGCGGTGATCGTCCGGCCCGCGCGCAGCACGGCGATGACGGTCACGTCGCGGGTCCGCGCGACGGCCTCGGCCAGGGGCCGGCCGTCGTAGGGCGACGCGGCGGTGACCGGCAGCTCCGCGACGCTGATCGCCTCCCTGCGCCGCTCCAGGTGCGTGACGTGGTCGACGGTGGCGACCGGGTGCAGCAGCTCGGACACCTCCTGCGCCTCCGCCGCGCTGAGCGACAGGGACCGCTCGACGGTGTCCGGATCGTCGGACGCGTAGACGACGAGGTCGCGCCGCCCGTCGCGGTGGCAGACGACCCCGAGCGACTGCCCCTCGCCGGTGTGCACGGTGTAGCCCACGCCGATGCCCGGCAGCGGAACGCGTTCGATCTGCATCATTGCCTCCTGTCCGAATTTGGTGCGGTGTGTGCCTGGCCGGTCTCGCCGAACCAGGTGGCCAGCCGCCCGGCGCGCGCGACGGCCCGCAGGCGCCGCTGGGTCGCCTCGCGTACGGGCGGGGTGGTGAGCACGACCAGTTGGTCCCCGACACGCAGCCGGGTGTGGTGGTCAGGCACGAAGGTGTCGTCGCCGCGTACGACGAGGGTGGTCGCGGCCGGCGGCGGCAGCCGCAGCTCTGGCAGGTACACGCCGTGCAGGCGGGAGCCGGGCTCGACGGTGACGTGGATGAGGTCGGCGTCCATGGCGTCCAGCGGCGCCAGTTCGATCTGCAGGTCGGGCCCGACGTCGCGCGCCGCCAGGCGCAGCCGGCGCGCCAGCCAGGGCAGGGTGGGCGCCTGGATGACCGTGAAGACCACGACCAGCACGAACACGATGTTGAAGACCTGCTCGCTGCCGGGGGCGCCCGCGACGACCGGGATGGTGGCCAGCACGATCGGCACGGCGCCGCGCAGCCCGGCCCACGACAGGAACGCCTGTTCGCGCAGCGGGATGCGGAACGCGGCCAGCGAGACCAGCACGGAGGCGGGCCGGGCGACCAGCAGCAGGGCCGTGCCGACGACGATCGCGGGAATGATCGCGGCGGGCAGTTCGCTGGGCGTGGCCAGCAGGCCGAGCATCACGAACAGGCCGATCTGGGCGATCCAGCCCAGCCCTTCGGCGACCGAGTGGGTGGCCCGCCGGTGTGCCAGGCCGGCGTTGCCGAGCACCAGCCCCGCCAGATAGGCGGCGAGGAACCCGCTGGTCTGGGAGAGGCCGGCGACCGCGAAGGCCAGCACGCCGCAGGCGACCGTCGCGATGGGGTACAGGCCGGAGGTGGGCAGGGTCAGCCGGCGCAGCAGCCACACCCCGGCCGCACCGATCGCCAGGCCGATCGCCCCACCGGCGACCAGCTGGTAGGCCATCGCGCCGAGCAGCGGCAGGGGAGCGACGGTGTCGAGGGTGGCGGCGCTGAAGGTGAGCACCAGGATCAGCGTCGGCGCGTCGTTGAGGCCCGACTCGGCCTCCACGAGGCTCGTCAGCCGGCGGGGCAGCGGCACCGACCGCAGCACGGAGAACACCGCCGCCGCGTCGGTGGACGACACGATCGCCCCCAGCAGCAGCGCCATCTGCCAGTCGACGTCGAGCAGCAGGTACGCCGCCCCCGCCGTGACCGCGACGCTGACGAAGACGCCGACGGTGGCCAGCACCGACGCGGGCGCCAGCACGCCGCGTACGTCGGCGAACCTGGTGGTCAGGCCGCCCTCCACCAGGATGACCGCCAGCGCCGCCAGGCCCAGCGCCTGCGCCAGGGCCGCGTCGTCGAACGGGAAGCCGGCGACGTCCTGGCCCAGCAGCAGGCCGACGCCGAGGTACGCCAGCAGCACCGGCATGCCCAGCCGGCTGGCCAGCCGGGCCGCGCCGACGCTGGCCAGGACCACGCCCGTGCCGACCGCCAGCATCACGTACAGCTCGCCGAGGTTCACGTCGGCCCCCTCGTCCCCGGGGCGGGCCCGCCCGGGGCGCCGGCTACGCGGCGAGGTGGCGCAGCCACACGTACTCCCGCGCGATGGGCGCGAACGCGACCACGAGGATGGCGGTCGCGGCCAGGGTGGGCCAGCGGCTCACGGGCGCCCGCCCGGCGGGCCGTTCTCGGCGATGGTGGGCCGGTGCCCCCGGGCGGGGGTGACGGTTTCCGGCGGCACGGGTGCGGCCAACTCCAGGTGACGGTGCACGGATCCTCCCGGGAGGGGTTCGACGCGGGACAAGGCGGCGCCGCCGGCAGGCGGTGCTGCCGGAAACGCGGGGGTGGGCCGGAGCGCTTCCGCGCCCTTCTTCATGGTCGTCCGCACCGCGGGGGCCGACATCGGGGCTGACACCCATTTGGCCGCCGTCGCCCCGCCGGGCGACCCATTTCGGCGCAGGCCGGGGCGGATAAATGGGTGCGGGCACGCATTTACACCACGTGGGCGGTGCGACAGGCTGGATCATGATGAGGGGGACGGCCGACGCGCGACGCGATCACCTGCCGCCCGCCGCGCCACCGGGAGCCGCCGGTGCCGGCCCGGGCCGGCGGGGCGTCCGGGCCGGGAAGGGAGGGGCCGGCGTGTCGCTGTTCTGGCGGATCTTCCTGCTCAACGCGGCGGTGCTCGTCGCCGCCACGCTGCTCCTGCTCGGGCCGGTCACGGTGTCCACCCCGGTGCTGCTCACCGAGGCCGTCGTCCTGACGGCGGGCCTCGCCGCGATGCTGGTCGCCAACGCCGTGCTCCTGCGGGTCGGCCTGGCGCCCCTGCACCGGCTCACCCGGGCCATGACGACCATCGACCTGCTCCAGCCGGAGCCGCGTCCGGTCCCGGCCGGGCAGGCCGACATCGCGGATCTGATCCGCACCTTCAACGCCATGGTCGACCGCCTGGAGACCGAGCGGGCCACCAGCGCCGCCGCCGCCCTGTCCGCCCAGGAGGCCGAGCGCCGCCGCATCGCCCAGGAGCTGCACGACGAGGTCGGCCAGACGCTGACCGCGGTCCTGCTCGAACTCAAGCAGGTCGCCCGGCAGGCGCCCGACCCCGTCCGCGCGCAGCTCGCCCAGGTGCAGGAGACCACCCGCGACAGCCTCGACGAGATCCGCCGCATCGCCCGGCGGCTGCGCCCGGGGGTGCTGGAGGAGCTCGGCCTGATCAGCGCACTGAAGGCGCTCGTCACCGAGGTCACCGGGCACACCGAGCTGACGGTGCGCCAGCACCTCGGCGCCGACCTGCCCGCCCTCGACGACGAGGCCGAACTGGTGGTCTACCGGGTCGCCCAGGAGGCGCTCACCAACACCGTCCGGCACGCCAGGGCCACCACCGTCGAGGTGTGGCTGGCCGGTCGCCCCGACCACGTGCTGCTGCGGATCCGCGACGACGGCCGGGGCATCGGCGACGCGGCCGAGGGCGCCGGAATCCGCGGCATGCGGGAGCGGGCCCTGCTCATCGGCGCCCAGCTCGCCGTGACCCCGGCCCCGGCGGGCGGCGCCGAGGTGCGGCTGCGGGTGCCGGCGACCGTCCGGGAGGGCCGCCCGTGACGACC harbors:
- a CDS encoding GNAT family N-acetyltransferase, which translates into the protein MTTTDWAVLPTHPDHPDAVALIEAYYEELVARYHDRPARPGEVVAAMADEPSGDLTAPTGFFVVARRHGRPAACAGLRFRPDWAELTRVYVAPAHRGHGGGAALLAAVEERARAAGITRIRLDTRSDLVEARALYARHGYREIPAFSHGPYAQHWFEKVLELTTCAPHAKQEEEVESPRLN
- a CDS encoding Hsp20/alpha crystallin family protein, with translation MLMRTDPFREIDRLTEQFFGTTARPAVMPLDAYRDGDWFYAAFDLPGVDPDSIDCTVERNVLTVRAERRRPTGDNVELVAAERPMGTFTRRLFLGDTLDTDKLEAGYEHGVLTLRIPVAERAKPRRVTITANGNDRKEISA
- a CDS encoding sialidase family protein, with the translated sequence MIRRSRALMSATAVLLACAVAQPAAAQGPTPSAAAIVRPVSGVSPLPAGCGLPPADGYTLNPNTEALPVVARDPKRPWHLVTVFQQDRWNRYGSNGAVTAVSDDFGLSWKRSRNLPAFSRCTGGTAANGGDYDVTTDHWITVTPSGTAVAAAFSLSRAGDVTAILVARSADGGQTWDAPVNLQRDDNPRFFNDRPTVTADPYRPGVVYAVWDRVDSTEAGWVQPIYLAKSTDDGRTWTTSKVYDFPNNSGAIGTQLVPLPDGTLLMGMHYETNTESATQVIRSTDGGRTWSAPTLDVPAPFAVGPRIPDPDNSGDPLRNASLPLLAARPNSQVVDAVWQSQAADGTFHVDHSRSTDGGRNWSAPIRVDKTPTGSAAVPVVAVAEDGTVAVTYYDFRNNTPDPATLPTDLWAVTCENDCTRPGAWREQHVEGPFDARKFPATSAGRMIGDYTGLVSNGGAFVAVYGVTTDNATNPVDVHSAIFAR
- a CDS encoding helix-turn-helix transcriptional regulator — translated: MRASRLVSLLLLLQTRGRMTAPELAEALEVSVRTVYRDVESLGAAGVPVYADRGPAGGYRLLDGYRTRLTGLTAGEAEALFLAGMPGPAAELGLGSVLAAAELKLRAALPAELADRGGRIRQRFHLDAPTWFREPEPTPHLAELARAVWEDRLVRVRYRRWKTPREVTRTLAPLGVVLKAGRWYLVADADGQVRTYRVGAVLELSVLDERFDRPDGFDLARCWQEHADRYERGVYRDEARVRMTTAALELATYVLPPAMSRAARAAASAPDRAGWVRTTVPIESVKHGHVELLKLGAQVEVLGPAELRDRFAATARALAALYPDRTEDAPAP
- a CDS encoding tyrosine-type recombinase/integrase encodes the protein MLSPNAPAWSHRSPAPALPGGPIDFTEAWLRNRRLSDHTRDAYRRDVAGWLDWCATRELDPLHANFLHVNEYARALEATLATRSGKPLTPATVARRLSALSSWYDFLVKLRAVEANPVAGADRPRVDRDHSATVGLSPEEVDALVAAAEADTGPTAARNRAAIALLADLGLRVGELVSLDLTDLGAERGHRSVRFVGKGGKSRRRALTPGTAYAVDAYLAQRAAAQGVAVHELTGPLLVTATGARLDRHAVFRLVRRLARAAGIPAWAKLSPHSLRHAFATTARAEGVPLEDVQDAMGHADPRTTRRYDRDRHNLDRDPAYAIWAARARRRG
- a CDS encoding VOC family protein, producing the protein MTVTADIAMVNLDSPDPVAHAEFWQRVLGGEITHSQPEYAMVTAGGVAVGFGLVEGYRPPSWPDEDAGKRYHLDLYVDDLAVAEKEFVAAGAAKPEFQPGGDRWVVLTDPAGQPFCICPRPQG
- a CDS encoding cation:proton antiporter regulatory subunit, with protein sequence MQIERVPLPGIGVGYTVHTGEGQSLGVVCHRDGRRDLVVYASDDPDTVERSLSLSAAEAQEVSELLHPVATVDHVTHLERRREAISVAELPVTAASPYDGRPLAEAVARTRDVTVIAVLRAGRTITAPGSGHVLAHGDVLIAAGTPAGIGALSRLLALADP
- a CDS encoding potassium/proton antiporter, with amino-acid sequence MNLGELYVMLAVGTGVVLASVGAARLASRLGMPVLLAYLGVGLLLGQDVAGFPFDDAALAQALGLAALAVILVEGGLTTRFADVRGVLAPASVLATVGVFVSVAVTAGAAYLLLDVDWQMALLLGAIVSSTDAAAVFSVLRSVPLPRRLTSLVEAESGLNDAPTLILVLTFSAATLDTVAPLPLLGAMAYQLVAGGAIGLAIGAAGVWLLRRLTLPTSGLYPIATVACGVLAFAVAGLSQTSGFLAAYLAGLVLGNAGLAHRRATHSVAEGLGWIAQIGLFVMLGLLATPSELPAAIIPAIVVGTALLLVARPASVLVSLAAFRIPLREQAFLSWAGLRGAVPIVLATIPVVAGAPGSEQVFNIVFVLVVVFTVIQAPTLPWLARRLRLAARDVGPDLQIELAPLDAMDADLIHVTVEPGSRLHGVYLPELRLPPPAATTLVVRGDDTFVPDHHTRLRVGDQLVVLTTPPVREATQRRLRAVARAGRLATWFGETGQAHTAPNSDRRQ
- a CDS encoding HAMP domain-containing sensor histidine kinase, which produces MSLFWRIFLLNAAVLVAATLLLLGPVTVSTPVLLTEAVVLTAGLAAMLVANAVLLRVGLAPLHRLTRAMTTIDLLQPEPRPVPAGQADIADLIRTFNAMVDRLETERATSAAAALSAQEAERRRIAQELHDEVGQTLTAVLLELKQVARQAPDPVRAQLAQVQETTRDSLDEIRRIARRLRPGVLEELGLISALKALVTEVTGHTELTVRQHLGADLPALDDEAELVVYRVAQEALTNTVRHARATTVEVWLAGRPDHVLLRIRDDGRGIGDAAEGAGIRGMRERALLIGAQLAVTPAPAGGAEVRLRVPATVREGRP